The following are encoded in a window of Streptomyces sp. Go-475 genomic DNA:
- a CDS encoding branched-chain amino acid ABC transporter permease/ATP-binding protein: MSSLTYDLTLAGLSVGSAAALTGIGLIVTYRATGVLNFAHGAIAMVCAYALRQCVVEWGWPLWLGAVVTLLVLAPGLGVVLERFVFRPLSVLGSDPAQTLVASIGVFVLLVGGAALLWGQGARDDAPELVPDEPWGQLAVVLVLAAGVAAVVRWTRFGRELRAVVDDRRLAVLGGIDADRVAAAGWAFGSFTAGLTGVLLAPYVRLDPYGLPLLVMEVVAVAVAARMRSLPVAVVVALGIGVAQSQLTRLHPSGWGEPLLQAATTNLFVVALLVAALVLPGVGARDALPRTATARVPTPPGAWIVAGVLFLLPLGLAGRDLHTSVQVPALAVILLSLVVVTGRGGQISLGQAAYAGLGALFTALLAAGRFPGLPALPELAALAVAVVLVAPLGLLTGWPAIGRRGLALALATFAIGVGVSRFVFAQPYATAGLSLGRPAGFDGDRAYYILELVLLAAALLAAHALRRGRTGRALAAMRDHEAGAQAAGVQVPSLKLRAFVAGAALAALGGGMLGMGLRAFDAAAYDPVRGLLWFAAVVVLGADSTLGALAAAALLVGLDAGTRGGVAAALIGVLAVLVGRFPGGPYEALRTTTERLRLRRAPALTPVGARARRLLRPEPRTARAAPPPVGATATGAGTSRTGGPPPASPVPRTPPAPTAPLLTARHLHARYGGFTALHGVDLDLSPGRITAVVGPNGAGKSTLFHCLAGTLRPARGTVRLDGRDITALPAHARARLGVARTFQQLAVFPSLTVAENVRVGAEQGRVTDRGAVERMLRLLGLDGPLRTLPAAGLPTGTLRRVELARVLAGGPRVLLLDEPAAGLDTAEVAALARVLKALAADGTALLVVEHDLDLVAGLADVVHVMTAGRIVASGPPERVLDALGTGADR; this comes from the coding sequence ATGTCCTCGCTCACGTACGACCTCACCCTCGCCGGCCTCTCCGTCGGCAGCGCGGCGGCGCTGACCGGGATCGGCCTGATCGTGACGTACCGCGCGACCGGCGTGCTCAACTTCGCGCACGGCGCGATCGCGATGGTGTGCGCGTACGCGCTGCGGCAGTGCGTGGTCGAGTGGGGCTGGCCGCTGTGGCTCGGGGCGGTGGTGACACTGCTGGTGCTGGCGCCGGGCCTGGGTGTCGTCCTGGAGCGGTTCGTCTTCCGGCCCCTGTCGGTCCTGGGCTCGGACCCGGCGCAGACGCTGGTGGCGTCCATCGGGGTGTTCGTGCTGCTGGTGGGCGGGGCGGCGCTGCTGTGGGGGCAGGGGGCGCGGGACGACGCGCCGGAGCTGGTGCCGGACGAGCCGTGGGGGCAGCTGGCGGTGGTGCTGGTGCTGGCCGCCGGGGTCGCGGCGGTGGTGCGGTGGACGCGGTTCGGGCGGGAGCTGCGGGCCGTGGTCGACGACCGGCGGCTCGCCGTGCTGGGCGGCATCGACGCGGACCGGGTGGCGGCGGCGGGCTGGGCGTTCGGCTCGTTCACGGCGGGCCTGACGGGCGTGCTGCTGGCGCCGTACGTGCGGCTCGACCCGTACGGGCTGCCGCTGCTCGTGATGGAGGTCGTGGCGGTCGCGGTGGCCGCGCGGATGCGGAGTCTGCCGGTCGCGGTGGTGGTGGCGCTGGGCATCGGGGTGGCGCAGAGCCAGCTGACGCGGCTGCACCCGTCCGGGTGGGGCGAGCCGCTGCTCCAGGCGGCGACGACGAACCTGTTCGTCGTCGCGCTGCTGGTCGCGGCGCTGGTGCTGCCAGGGGTCGGCGCCCGCGACGCGCTGCCGCGCACGGCGACCGCCCGGGTGCCGACGCCGCCCGGCGCGTGGATCGTGGCGGGCGTGCTGTTCCTGCTGCCGCTGGGCCTCGCCGGCCGGGACCTGCACACGTCGGTGCAGGTCCCGGCGCTGGCCGTGATCCTGCTGTCCCTGGTGGTGGTCACCGGCCGCGGCGGCCAGATCTCGCTGGGGCAGGCGGCCTACGCGGGGCTCGGCGCCCTGTTCACGGCGCTGCTGGCGGCCGGCCGCTTCCCGGGCCTGCCTGCCCTGCCGGAGCTGGCGGCCCTGGCGGTGGCGGTCGTCCTGGTTGCGCCGCTCGGCCTGCTGACGGGCTGGCCGGCGATCGGCCGCCGGGGCCTGGCGCTGGCGCTGGCGACGTTCGCGATCGGCGTGGGGGTGAGCCGCTTCGTCTTCGCCCAGCCGTACGCCACGGCGGGCCTGTCGCTGGGCCGCCCGGCCGGTTTCGACGGGGACCGGGCGTACTACATCCTGGAGCTGGTGCTGCTGGCGGCCGCCCTGCTCGCGGCGCACGCGCTGCGCCGGGGCCGGACGGGCCGGGCGCTGGCGGCCATGCGGGACCACGAGGCGGGCGCGCAGGCGGCGGGCGTCCAGGTGCCGTCCCTCAAGCTGCGCGCCTTCGTGGCGGGCGCCGCGCTCGCCGCGCTGGGCGGCGGCATGCTCGGCATGGGCCTGCGCGCCTTCGACGCCGCCGCGTACGACCCGGTGCGCGGGCTGCTGTGGTTCGCCGCGGTGGTGGTGCTGGGCGCCGACAGCACCCTGGGCGCCCTCGCCGCCGCGGCCCTCCTGGTCGGCCTGGACGCGGGCACCCGCGGCGGCGTCGCGGCGGCCCTGATCGGCGTCCTGGCCGTCCTGGTGGGCCGCTTCCCCGGCGGCCCGTACGAGGCCCTGCGCACGACGACGGAACGCCTGCGGCTACGGCGCGCACCGGCCCTCACGCCGGTGGGGGCCCGGGCCCGTCGGCTGCTGCGCCCCGAGCCGCGGACGGCCAGGGCGGCACCGCCGCCGGTAGGGGCGACAGCCACGGGTGCCGGGACATCCCGCACCGGCGGCCCTCCACCGGCCTCCCCGGTCCCCCGCACACCGCCCGCCCCCACCGCTCCCCTTCTCACCGCCCGTCACCTGCACGCCCGCTACGGCGGCTTCACCGCCCTCCACGGAGTCGACCTCGACCTCTCCCCGGGGCGGATCACCGCGGTCGTGGGCCCCAACGGGGCCGGGAAGAGCACCCTGTTCCACTGTCTGGCCGGGACGCTGCGGCCCGCGCGCGGGACCGTGCGGCTCGATGGGCGGGACATCACCGCGCTGCCCGCGCACGCCCGCGCCCGCCTCGGGGTCGCGCGGACCTTCCAGCAACTGGCCGTCTTCCCCTCGCTGACCGTCGCCGAGAACGTCCGGGTCGGTGCCGAGCAGGGCCGGGTGACCGACCGGGGGGCCGTGGAGCGGATGCTGAGGCTGCTCGGGCTGGACGGGCCGCTGCGGACGCTGCCCGCCGCCGGGCTGCCCACGGGGACGCTGCGCCGCGTCGAACTGGCCCGGGTCCTGGCCGGCGGCCCCCGCGTGCTGCTGCTCGACGAGCCCGCCGCCGGCCTCGACACCGCCGAAGTCGCCGCCCTGGCCCGCGTCCTGAAGGCCCTGGCCGCCGACGGCACGGCCCTGCTCGTCGTCGAGCACGACCTGGACCTGGTGGCCGGCCTCGCCGACGTCGTGCACGTGATGACCGCGGGCCGGATCGTCGCCTCCGGTCCCCCCGAGCGCGTCCTGGACGCCCTGGGCACAGGGGCCGACCGATGA
- a CDS encoding ABC transporter substrate-binding protein has translation MRRRSRAAEAVAAALLLALSAACGSRLPESDFEHDDRTPAPRDTAPLRVGIITSATSPVGGAAFTGPRDGARAWFDRLNARGGIDGRRVEVRLCDDGGSGVGNNECVHRLVEEDEVVALVATTALDYAGASRVSRARVPDIGGQPIGAAYDTYPHLYGIYGSLAPRNGTTGWDGTLYGGTEVYRYFKREHGARTAAVVSYNQSASAAYARLVERGLRAEGYQVVTEQVDFALPNFRAVAADLKEQGADLVFDAIDGHGNARLCRAMDEVGAHVTAKVTNVQNWTSTVPDDYEDAPRCRNALWATGSSRNFDDTRHPAVREFREATKDLKTHSQWQLEGWAAARWFTDAARSCARTGITRACVDAYMNRSQGYTAGGLLLPVEFARLPEPPKTSDTCLSVARWQDGKGWVGQGDMNRTCFTVPQLPYRP, from the coding sequence ATGCGTCGCCGGTCCCGGGCTGCTGAGGCCGTCGCCGCCGCGCTGCTGCTCGCCCTGAGCGCGGCCTGCGGCAGCCGGCTCCCGGAGAGCGACTTCGAGCACGACGACCGCACCCCCGCGCCCCGCGACACCGCGCCGCTGCGGGTCGGCATCATCACCAGCGCCACCAGCCCGGTCGGCGGCGCCGCCTTCACCGGCCCGCGCGACGGGGCCAGGGCCTGGTTCGACCGGCTCAACGCGCGCGGCGGCATCGACGGCCGCCGCGTCGAGGTGCGCCTGTGCGACGACGGCGGCAGCGGCGTCGGCAACAACGAGTGCGTGCACCGACTGGTCGAGGAGGACGAGGTCGTCGCCCTCGTGGCGACCACCGCCCTCGACTACGCGGGCGCCTCGCGCGTCTCCCGCGCGCGCGTGCCCGACATCGGCGGCCAGCCCATCGGCGCCGCCTACGACACCTATCCGCACCTGTACGGCATCTACGGCAGCCTCGCGCCCCGGAACGGCACCACCGGCTGGGACGGCACCCTGTACGGCGGCACCGAGGTCTACCGCTACTTCAAGCGCGAGCACGGCGCCCGCACGGCGGCCGTCGTCTCCTACAACCAGTCCGCGTCCGCCGCCTACGCCCGGCTGGTCGAGCGGGGCCTGCGCGCCGAGGGCTACCAGGTCGTCACCGAGCAGGTCGACTTCGCCCTGCCCAACTTCCGCGCCGTCGCCGCCGACCTGAAGGAGCAGGGCGCCGACCTGGTGTTCGACGCCATCGACGGGCACGGCAACGCCCGGCTCTGCCGGGCCATGGACGAGGTCGGCGCCCACGTCACCGCCAAGGTGACCAACGTGCAGAACTGGACGTCCACCGTCCCCGACGACTACGAGGACGCCCCGCGCTGCCGCAACGCCCTCTGGGCGACCGGCTCCAGCCGCAACTTCGACGACACCCGCCACCCGGCCGTACGGGAGTTCCGCGAGGCGACGAAGGACCTGAAGACGCACTCCCAGTGGCAACTGGAGGGCTGGGCGGCCGCCCGCTGGTTCACGGACGCCGCGCGGTCCTGCGCGCGCACGGGCATCACGCGCGCGTGCGTCGACGCCTACATGAACCGCAGCCAGGGCTACACCGCCGGCGGCCTGCTCCTCCCCGTCGAGTTCGCCCGGCTGCCCGAGCCGCCGAAGACCAGCGACACCTGCCTGTCGGTGGCCCGCTGGCAGGACGGGAAGGGCTGGGTCGGCCAGGGGGACATGAACCGCACCTGCTTCACCGTCCCGCAACTGCCCTACAGGCCTTGA
- a CDS encoding lysophospholipid acyltransferase family protein, whose protein sequence is MYGLWKPRVLGAWRVPTSGPVILAVNHSHNIDGPMVMGVAPRPTHFLIKKEAFVGPLDPFLTGIGQLKVDRDTTDRTAITRALGVLDNGGVLGIFPEGTRGEGDFASLRAGLAYFAVRSGAPIVPVAVLGSSDRPGRLIKALPPLRSRVDVVFGEPFEAGDGSGRRTRKALDEATGRIQKQLAAHLENARRLTRRQATLE, encoded by the coding sequence ATGTACGGGCTGTGGAAGCCGCGGGTGCTGGGCGCCTGGCGGGTGCCCACGAGCGGGCCGGTGATCCTCGCGGTCAACCACTCCCACAACATCGACGGCCCGATGGTCATGGGCGTGGCGCCCCGGCCGACGCACTTCCTGATCAAGAAGGAGGCGTTCGTCGGCCCGCTCGACCCGTTCCTGACCGGCATCGGCCAGCTGAAGGTGGACCGCGACACCACCGACCGCACAGCGATCACCCGGGCGCTCGGCGTCCTGGACAACGGCGGCGTGCTCGGCATCTTCCCGGAGGGCACCCGGGGCGAGGGTGACTTCGCCTCGCTGCGCGCCGGGCTCGCCTACTTCGCGGTGCGCAGTGGTGCCCCGATCGTGCCGGTCGCCGTGCTGGGAAGTTCCGACCGGCCGGGACGGTTGATAAAGGCGCTGCCTCCGCTGCGCTCGCGCGTCGACGTCGTCTTCGGCGAGCCCTTCGAGGCCGGCGACGGCAGCGGCCGCCGTACGCGCAAGGCGCTCGACGAGGCGACCGGGCGCATACAGAAGCAGCTGGCCGCCCACCTGGAAAACGCCAGGCGCCTCACCAGGCGCCAGGCGACACTTGAGTAG
- a CDS encoding YafY family protein, producing MLETSARLLRLLSLLQAHREWTGPDLAERLGVSARTLRRDVDRLRELGYPVNASPGTGGGYQLGAGAELPPLLLDDDEAVAVAVGLRTAAGQGIEGIGETSVRALAKLEQVLPDRLRRRVGALNAFTVPMLRGPAPSAVDPAVLTELAHLCRDAERLRFAYEGHDGTSSRRTVEPHRLVCTERRWYLVAWDLDRQDWRTFRVDRLTPKPPHGPRFPPREPPAEDLAAYVSQGVSTRVYATHAVVRLLAPLEEAAAHISPSAGVLEAEGPDTCLLRCGAGSLDVMVIHVVMLGFEFEVLEPEGLIEAVRRTRDRLDGALARAAQSPPRTRDGAGRTPATPSGSGAAS from the coding sequence ATGTTGGAGACCTCGGCACGTCTGCTGCGTCTGCTGTCCCTGCTCCAGGCCCACCGCGAGTGGACCGGCCCCGACCTGGCCGAGCGGCTCGGTGTCAGCGCCCGCACCCTGCGCCGGGACGTGGACCGGCTGCGCGAACTCGGCTACCCGGTCAACGCCAGCCCCGGCACCGGCGGCGGCTACCAACTGGGCGCGGGCGCCGAACTGCCGCCGCTGCTGCTGGACGACGACGAGGCCGTGGCCGTGGCCGTCGGACTGCGCACGGCCGCCGGACAGGGCATCGAGGGCATCGGCGAGACCTCCGTCCGCGCCCTCGCCAAGCTGGAACAGGTGCTGCCCGACCGGCTGCGCCGCCGCGTGGGCGCCCTCAACGCCTTCACCGTGCCCATGCTGCGCGGCCCGGCGCCCTCCGCGGTCGACCCGGCCGTGCTGACCGAACTCGCCCACCTGTGCCGGGACGCCGAACGGCTGCGCTTCGCGTACGAGGGCCACGACGGCACCTCCTCCCGCCGCACGGTCGAACCGCACCGCCTGGTGTGCACCGAGCGCCGCTGGTACCTGGTCGCATGGGACCTCGACCGGCAGGACTGGCGCACGTTCCGCGTGGACCGCCTCACGCCCAAGCCGCCGCACGGCCCCCGCTTCCCGCCCCGCGAGCCGCCCGCCGAGGACCTCGCCGCATACGTCTCCCAGGGCGTCTCCACGCGCGTGTACGCCACCCACGCCGTCGTGCGGCTCCTGGCGCCCCTGGAGGAGGCCGCCGCGCACATCTCGCCCTCCGCCGGAGTGCTGGAGGCCGAGGGCCCCGACACCTGTCTGCTGCGCTGCGGCGCGGGCAGCCTCGACGTGATGGTCATCCACGTGGTGATGCTGGGCTTCGAGTTCGAGGTGCTGGAGCCGGAGGGGCTGATCGAGGCGGTCAGGAGGACTCGCGACCGGCTTGATGGGGCTCTGGCTCGGGCTGCGCAGTCACCGCCGCGTACTCGGGATGGTGCAGGTCGAACGCCGGCGACTCCGAGCGGATCCGGGGCAGCGTCGTGA
- the der gene encoding ribosome biogenesis GTPase Der — protein MNDHIQPEGAHEHDHGALGDAEYAEFMELAAEEGFDLEDVEGAIEAAGHGPLPVLAVVGRPNVGKSTLVNRIIGRREAVVEDKPGVTRDRVTYEAEWAGRRFKVVDTGGWEQDVLGIDASVAAQAEYAIEAADAVVFVVDAKVGATDTDEAVVRLLRKAGKPVVLCANKVDGPSGEADAAYLWSLGLGEPYPVSALHGRGTGDMLDQVLEVLPEAPRETFGGGGIGGPRRIALIGRPNVGKSSLLNKVAGEERVVVNELAGTTRDPVDELIELGGVTWKFVDTAGIRKRVHLQQGADYYASLRTAAAVEKAEVAVILIDAAESISVQDQRIVTMAVEAGRAIVLAFNKWDTLDEERRYYLEREIETELGQVAWAPRVNVSARTGRHMEKLVPAIETALAGWETRVPTGRLNAFLGELVAAHPHPVRGGKQPRILFGTQAGTKPPRFVLFASGFIEAGYRRFIERRLREEFGFEGTPIHISVRVREKRGKKK, from the coding sequence ATGAACGACCACATCCAGCCCGAGGGCGCGCACGAGCACGACCACGGGGCGCTCGGCGACGCCGAGTACGCGGAGTTCATGGAGCTCGCCGCGGAGGAGGGCTTCGACCTCGAGGACGTCGAGGGCGCCATCGAGGCGGCGGGCCACGGCCCGCTGCCCGTGCTCGCCGTCGTCGGCCGCCCCAATGTCGGCAAGTCGACCCTGGTGAACCGCATCATCGGCCGCCGCGAGGCGGTCGTCGAGGACAAGCCGGGTGTCACCCGTGACAGGGTGACGTACGAGGCCGAGTGGGCGGGCCGCCGCTTCAAGGTCGTCGACACCGGCGGCTGGGAGCAGGACGTCCTCGGCATCGACGCCTCCGTGGCCGCCCAGGCCGAGTACGCCATCGAGGCCGCCGACGCGGTCGTGTTCGTCGTCGACGCCAAGGTCGGCGCCACCGACACCGACGAGGCCGTCGTCCGGCTGCTGCGCAAGGCCGGCAAGCCGGTCGTGCTGTGCGCCAACAAGGTGGACGGCCCGAGCGGCGAGGCCGACGCGGCGTACCTGTGGTCGCTGGGGCTGGGGGAGCCGTACCCGGTCTCCGCGCTGCACGGCCGCGGTACGGGCGACATGCTCGACCAGGTCCTGGAGGTGCTGCCCGAGGCGCCGCGCGAGACGTTCGGCGGGGGCGGCATCGGCGGCCCGCGCCGCATCGCCCTGATCGGCCGCCCGAACGTCGGCAAGTCCTCCCTGCTGAACAAGGTGGCGGGCGAGGAGCGCGTCGTCGTCAACGAGCTGGCCGGAACCACCCGCGACCCGGTCGACGAGCTGATCGAACTCGGCGGAGTCACCTGGAAGTTCGTCGACACCGCCGGCATCCGCAAGCGCGTCCACCTCCAGCAGGGCGCCGACTACTACGCCTCGCTGCGCACGGCCGCCGCCGTCGAGAAGGCCGAGGTGGCGGTCATCCTCATCGACGCCGCCGAGTCCATCTCGGTGCAGGACCAGCGCATCGTCACCATGGCCGTCGAGGCGGGCCGCGCGATCGTCCTGGCGTTCAACAAGTGGGACACCCTCGACGAGGAGCGCCGCTACTACCTGGAGCGGGAGATCGAGACGGAGCTCGGCCAGGTGGCGTGGGCGCCCCGGGTGAACGTCTCGGCGCGCACCGGGCGGCACATGGAGAAGCTGGTCCCGGCGATCGAGACGGCCCTGGCGGGCTGGGAGACCCGGGTCCCGACGGGCCGGCTGAACGCCTTCCTCGGCGAACTGGTCGCCGCCCACCCGCATCCGGTCCGGGGCGGCAAGCAGCCGCGCATCCTGTTCGGCACCCAGGCGGGCACCAAGCCGCCGCGGTTCGTGCTGTTCGCCTCCGGCTTCATCGAGGCGGGCTACCGGCGCTTCATCGAGCGCCGCCTGCGCGAGGAGTTCGGCTTCGAGGGGACGCCGATCCACATCTCTGTGCGGGTGCGCGAGAAGCGCGGCAAGAAGAAGTAG
- a CDS encoding I78 family peptidase inhibitor translates to MASIPTPSAEPDDSPDTYVGLAADRAERLARERGWATVRALPPGAIITMEYRVGRLNFEVKGGRVARAWKG, encoded by the coding sequence ATGGCATCGATTCCGACACCTTCCGCGGAACCCGACGACAGCCCGGACACCTATGTCGGCCTCGCGGCCGACCGGGCCGAACGCCTCGCGCGCGAGCGCGGCTGGGCGACGGTGCGCGCGCTGCCGCCGGGGGCGATCATCACGATGGAGTACCGCGTGGGCCGGCTGAACTTCGAGGTGAAGGGCGGCCGGGTGGCGCGGGCCTGGAAGGGCTGA
- a CDS encoding phosphatase PAP2 family protein, which yields MRTEPKLTRLDRVFARLDREPERPAHIDVPKMSRHRIVLFAATLAFYGAIVWAVIITSWLVRLDWQVMFFRPYQQWSGIHWFVDYYVVLGQRGPTAVMVAAWLGWRSWRQHTLRPLLALGVSLLLLNVTVGAAKYGMGRLGPHYATVIGSNEMWRGGDIFPSGHTANAVVTWGILAYLASTPRARRWLSAVSAVTSLGVGMATVYLGTHWLSDVLLGWAAGLLILLALPWFEPLIARSEERIFDLRDRWRERRSRAATAPAGPPPVVVTPLPADREDVAARSSRAPAYLAPGPHTSRSERTPITPAGSRRPPQPERHPRGSTPSARPLTGG from the coding sequence GTGCGTACCGAACCGAAGCTCACCCGTCTGGACCGGGTGTTCGCCCGGCTGGACCGTGAGCCGGAACGACCGGCCCACATCGATGTGCCGAAGATGAGCAGGCACCGCATCGTGCTCTTCGCGGCGACCCTGGCCTTCTACGGCGCGATCGTGTGGGCCGTGATCATCACGTCCTGGCTGGTCCGGCTCGACTGGCAGGTCATGTTCTTCCGGCCGTACCAGCAGTGGTCGGGGATCCACTGGTTCGTCGACTACTACGTGGTGCTCGGCCAGCGCGGCCCGACCGCCGTGATGGTCGCGGCCTGGCTGGGCTGGCGCTCCTGGCGGCAGCACACGCTGCGCCCGCTGCTCGCCCTCGGCGTCTCACTGCTGCTGCTGAACGTGACGGTCGGCGCCGCGAAGTACGGCATGGGCCGCCTGGGGCCGCACTACGCGACGGTGATCGGCTCGAACGAGATGTGGCGCGGCGGCGATATATTTCCGAGCGGTCACACCGCCAACGCCGTGGTGACCTGGGGAATCCTGGCCTATCTGGCCTCCACCCCGAGAGCGCGCCGCTGGCTGTCCGCCGTGTCCGCCGTGACCTCGCTCGGCGTGGGCATGGCCACCGTCTACCTCGGTACGCACTGGCTGAGCGATGTACTGCTCGGCTGGGCCGCCGGCCTGCTGATCCTGCTCGCCCTGCCCTGGTTCGAGCCGCTCATCGCCCGGTCCGAGGAGCGCATCTTCGACCTGCGGGACCGCTGGCGGGAGCGCCGGAGCCGGGCCGCGACCGCCCCGGCCGGCCCCCCGCCCGTGGTGGTCACACCGCTGCCCGCCGATCGGGAGGACGTCGCGGCCCGCTCGTCCCGTGCCCCGGCCTACCTGGCACCGGGCCCGCACACGTCCCGCTCGGAGCGCACGCCGATCACCCCCGCCGGCAGCCGCCGGCCACCGCAGCCGGAGCGCCACCCGCGCGGCTCGACCCCTTCGGCCCGGCCGCTGACGGGCGGCTGA
- a CDS encoding MFS transporter, whose translation MSGTTTAAASLRRRAAGAGANRWVVLVVLCVSLLLVAVDATVLHVAVPAVTEDLKPGGIELLWIVDVYPLVCASLLILFGTLGDRVGRRRVLLLGYALFGVASALAALADSAQLLIVARALLGVGGAMIMPATLSILRQVFPDRRERALAIGVWSAVAAVGAAVGPLLGGFLLEHFWWGSVFLVNIPLMLVSLPVGRLLLPESKGDGNGPWDVVGALMAAAGLFGVVLGVKRLGGGEPVGSLFTVLPLVAGAALLVGFVRRQRRREHPLVDLTMFARPAFSTSVGCIVLAMLALVGLELIAAQYLQLVLGLSPLETGLRLLPLTFAAMAAGLAGARMLRRFGPRRMVCAGFCLTAFAVVLLTALGRTDDCALMLTGFVLLGFGLETTLFGAYESMLSEAPQEQAGGAAAIGETSYQLGAGIGIALLGSVMNAAYAPGLSGVPGVPESASSSAGHSLGEAYEVAAQLGGSAGVALRHAARDAFVHGLHVTLLVSAGLLLLGAVMALRLPRVMQCEAGAVEVPAPRDAAESRVSV comes from the coding sequence ATGTCCGGGACGACCACGGCCGCCGCTTCGCTGCGCCGTCGGGCGGCCGGGGCCGGTGCCAACCGCTGGGTGGTCCTGGTCGTCCTCTGCGTCAGCCTGCTGCTGGTCGCCGTCGACGCCACCGTGCTGCACGTGGCGGTCCCCGCCGTCACCGAGGACCTCAAGCCCGGCGGGATCGAGCTGCTCTGGATCGTCGACGTCTACCCGCTGGTCTGCGCGTCGCTGCTGATCCTGTTCGGCACGCTCGGCGACCGCGTCGGCCGCAGAAGGGTCCTGCTCCTCGGATACGCGCTCTTCGGCGTCGCCTCGGCCCTCGCCGCCCTCGCGGACAGCGCGCAACTGCTCATCGTGGCGCGGGCGCTGCTCGGGGTGGGCGGCGCGATGATCATGCCGGCGACCCTGTCGATCCTGCGGCAGGTCTTCCCCGACCGGCGGGAGCGGGCGCTCGCGATCGGCGTCTGGAGCGCCGTGGCCGCGGTGGGGGCCGCGGTCGGGCCGCTGCTCGGCGGCTTCCTGCTGGAGCACTTCTGGTGGGGCTCGGTCTTCCTCGTCAACATTCCGTTGATGCTGGTCAGCCTCCCGGTGGGACGTCTGCTGCTGCCCGAGTCGAAGGGCGACGGCAACGGGCCCTGGGACGTCGTCGGCGCGCTGATGGCGGCCGCCGGCCTGTTCGGCGTGGTGCTGGGCGTCAAGCGGCTCGGGGGCGGGGAGCCGGTGGGGAGCCTGTTCACCGTGCTGCCGCTGGTGGCGGGCGCGGCGCTGCTCGTCGGGTTCGTGCGGCGGCAGCGGCGGCGGGAGCATCCGCTGGTCGACCTCACGATGTTCGCCCGGCCGGCGTTCAGCACGTCCGTCGGGTGCATCGTGCTGGCGATGCTCGCGCTGGTGGGTCTCGAACTGATCGCGGCGCAGTACCTGCAGCTGGTGCTCGGGCTGTCGCCGCTGGAGACGGGGCTCAGGCTGCTGCCGCTGACGTTCGCGGCGATGGCGGCCGGGCTGGCCGGGGCGCGGATGCTGCGGCGGTTCGGGCCGCGGCGGATGGTGTGCGCCGGGTTCTGCCTCACCGCGTTCGCGGTGGTGCTGCTGACGGCGCTGGGCCGGACCGACGACTGCGCGCTGATGCTCACCGGGTTCGTGCTGCTGGGCTTCGGGCTGGAGACGACGCTGTTCGGGGCGTACGAGTCGATGCTCAGCGAGGCGCCGCAGGAGCAGGCCGGTGGGGCGGCGGCGATCGGGGAGACGTCGTACCAGCTGGGGGCGGGGATCGGGATCGCCCTGCTCGGCAGCGTGATGAACGCGGCGTACGCGCCCGGGCTGTCGGGCGTGCCCGGGGTGCCGGAGTCGGCGTCCTCCTCGGCGGGACATTCGCTCGGGGAGGCGTACGAGGTTGCCGCGCAGCTGGGCGGTTCCGCGGGTGTTGCTCTGCGGCACGCCGCCCGGGACGCGTTCGTCCACGGGCTGCATGTGACGTTGCTGGTGAGTGCGGGGTTGTTGCTGCTCGGAGCGGTGATGGCGTTGCGGTTGCCGCGGGTGATGCAGTGTGAGGCGGGGGCGGTGGAGGTACCTGCCCCTCGGGACGCCGCGGAGTCACGCGTCTCGGTGTGA
- a CDS encoding ATP-binding cassette domain-containing protein, producing the protein MTTLSLRHARVRYGPLEALHGVTLAAPGPGLTVLLGRNGSGRTTVLRALAGTVPLSGGAVVWDGADVTRVPAYERARRGLCLVPERQAVFGSLTVRENLALAAPDHDAALDAYPQLRPLLERRAGTLSGGEQRMLALSRALLAHARVVLVDEPAQGMSPAVAARTYELLGGLDACVVVAEQRLPPALRGRPVLVYELRRGAVVFAGEAGEIAP; encoded by the coding sequence ATGACGACCCTCTCCCTGCGCCACGCGCGCGTGCGCTACGGCCCGCTGGAGGCCCTGCACGGTGTCACCCTCGCCGCCCCCGGCCCCGGTCTCACCGTGCTGCTGGGCCGCAACGGCTCCGGCCGTACGACGGTCCTGCGCGCGCTGGCCGGCACCGTCCCCCTGTCGGGCGGCGCGGTGGTGTGGGACGGGGCCGACGTGACCCGCGTACCCGCGTACGAGCGGGCCCGGCGCGGACTGTGCCTGGTCCCGGAGCGGCAGGCCGTGTTCGGTTCGCTCACCGTGCGCGAGAACCTCGCCCTCGCCGCCCCGGACCACGACGCGGCCCTGGACGCCTACCCGCAGCTGCGGCCCCTGCTGGAGCGCCGCGCCGGCACCCTGTCCGGCGGGGAGCAGCGCATGCTCGCCCTGTCCCGGGCACTGCTGGCCCACGCGCGCGTGGTGCTCGTCGACGAGCCCGCCCAGGGCATGTCGCCCGCGGTCGCGGCCCGCACCTACGAGCTGCTGGGCGGGCTGGACGCCTGCGTGGTGGTCGCCGAGCAGCGGCTGCCGCCCGCCCTGCGCGGCCGGCCCGTCCTGGTGTACGAACTGCGGCGCGGAGCCGTCGTGTTCGCCGGGGAGGCGGGCGAGATCGCGCCCTGA